In one Penaeus chinensis breed Huanghai No. 1 chromosome 33, ASM1920278v2, whole genome shotgun sequence genomic region, the following are encoded:
- the LOC125043154 gene encoding solute carrier family 22 member 15-like isoform X3: MSNPRKCTAILIRKEESDGVAGLVRVGSAEARSLTGAGVRARPGLDPTFKCYEKNASSAAEPLINKCINNDPQECRISYTSEYKSFASEWNLICGEKYKVALVQSIWMGGVMTGALVLGSVADVIGRLKTLMVSILGTIAFEGFSAFAPTLMIMIILRFLGGVCCALVILVSFVLSQELIGTSWRSFCGMCVAMVFAIGIGIYSWLASIMSDWRTLTLVCSLSGIVFLLLPCYVPESPRWLVTQGRTDEAKVILEDMAKKNKKSKELPSHWEVKSSGGKNKDKKSNGVRDLVSHPYVLLLTLIQIFSWFVNSCTYYGLTMAASNLGGDVYISTALSGLIEIPACITAAAVIDRVGRRITLCTAMLLGGTACICIQFIPVKYVTVITGLALCGKLSISASFSVAYVHSAEIFPTIIRNSAVGIVSVAARVGGIIAPFILMLGDYIPNMQFTVFGLMTFLAGMMNLKLPETLGQPMPENIADVIAFRSNEKVMKSGKKYQKLKMLDEEVGAETVRPRTPTKKGEVREDQEPLLEE; encoded by the exons GTTTAGATCCAACTTTTAAATGCTATGAAAAAAATGCAAGTAGTGCTGCGGAGCCTCTCATTAATAAGTGCATTAACAATGACCCGCAAGAGTGCAGAATATCCTACACATCGGAGTACAAATCTTTTGCGTCAGag TGGAACCTGATATGCGGTGAAAAGTACAAAGTAGCACTGGTTCAGTCAATATGGATGGGAGGAGTCATGACTGGCGCACTGGTACTCGGCAGTGTAGCTGATGTCATTGGGAGACTCAAGACCCTCATGGTGTCCATCCTGGGAACCATTGCTTTTGAAGGTTTCAGTGCCTTTGCcccaacgttaatgataatgataattctacg atttttagGAGGAGTATGCTGTGCCCTGGTGATACTTGTGAGTTTCGTACTTTCTCAAGAATTAATTGGAACCAGCTGGCGCAGCTTTTGTGGGATGTGTGTAGCCATGGTCTTTGCTATAGGGATTGGTATCTATTCATGGCTGGCTTCCATTATGAGTGACTGGAGAACGCTAACTCTCGTCTGTTCATTGTCAGGAATAGTTTTCCTTTTGTTACCATG TTATGTTCCTGAGAGCCCACGGTGGTTAGTTACACAGGGCAGAACTGATGAAGCAAAAGTTATTCTAGAGGATATggccaagaaaaacaaaaagagcaaaGAACTACCTAGTCACTGGGAGGTTAAGTCAAGTGGTGGCAAGAATAAAGACAAGAAATCTAATGGTGTCAGGGATTTGGTCAGCCATCCCTATGTTCTACTTCTTACCTTGATTCAGATATTTTCCTG GTTTGTAAATAGTTGCACCTACTATGGGTTAACTATGGCTGCCAGTAACCTTGGAGGAGATGTGTATATTTCTACAGCTCTTAGTGGGTTGATAGAGATTCCAGCATGTATCACAGCTGCTGCAGTTATTGATAG AGTTGGGCGACGTATAACATTATGTACAGCAATGCTGTTGGGAGGAACAGCCTGTATTTGCATTCAGTTTATACCAGTGAAGTATGTTACAGTCATAACTGGTCTTGCACTTTGTGGCAAATTAAGCATTTCTGCAAGTTTTTCTGTTGCTTATGTTCATAG TGCTGAAATTTTTCCCACCATTATTCGTAACTCGGCTGTTGGCATTGTTTCGGTTGCTGCAAGGGTGGGTGGCATAATTGCTCCCTTCATCCTTATGCTGGGTGACTACATTCCAAATATGCAATTTACTGTCTTTGGTTTAATGACATTCTTGGCGGGAATGATGAACCTGAAGCTGCCTGAAACACTGGGGCAACCAATGCCTGAAAACATAGCAGATGTAATTGCATTCCGTAGTAATGag AAGGTAATGAAATCTGGTAAGAAGTACCAGAAACTGAAGATGCTTGATGAAGAGGTGGGGGCAGAGACTGTGAGGCCTCGCACCCCTACCAAGAAGGGGGAAGTTAGAGAAGACCAGGAACCCCTTCTGGAAGAGTAA
- the LOC125043154 gene encoding solute carrier family 22 member 15-like isoform X1, which yields MHLTIDDVYGRIGHFGNRQKIYFFVLCSLNGWCAFHQLLTVFVGLDPTFKCYEKNASSAAEPLINKCINNDPQECRISYTSEYKSFASEWNLICGEKYKVALVQSIWMGGVMTGALVLGSVADVIGRLKTLMVSILGTIAFEGFSAFAPTLMIMIILRFLGGVCCALVILVSFVLSQELIGTSWRSFCGMCVAMVFAIGIGIYSWLASIMSDWRTLTLVCSLSGIVFLLLPCYVPESPRWLVTQGRTDEAKVILEDMAKKNKKSKELPSHWEVKSSGGKNKDKKSNGVRDLVSHPYVLLLTLIQIFSWFVNSCTYYGLTMAASNLGGDVYISTALSGLIEIPACITAAAVIDRVGRRITLCTAMLLGGTACICIQFIPVKYVTVITGLALCGKLSISASFSVAYVHSAEIFPTIIRNSAVGIVSVAARVGGIIAPFILMLGDYIPNMQFTVFGLMTFLAGMMNLKLPETLGQPMPENIADVIAFRSNEKVMKSGKKYQKLKMLDEEVGAETVRPRTPTKKGEVREDQEPLLEE from the exons ATGCATCTTACCATAGATGATGTATATGGAAGAATTGGACATTTTGGAAATAgacaaaaaatttatttttttgtactatGTAGTCTCAATGGATGGTGTGCATTCCATCAACTGTTAACTGTATTTGTTG GTTTAGATCCAACTTTTAAATGCTATGAAAAAAATGCAAGTAGTGCTGCGGAGCCTCTCATTAATAAGTGCATTAACAATGACCCGCAAGAGTGCAGAATATCCTACACATCGGAGTACAAATCTTTTGCGTCAGag TGGAACCTGATATGCGGTGAAAAGTACAAAGTAGCACTGGTTCAGTCAATATGGATGGGAGGAGTCATGACTGGCGCACTGGTACTCGGCAGTGTAGCTGATGTCATTGGGAGACTCAAGACCCTCATGGTGTCCATCCTGGGAACCATTGCTTTTGAAGGTTTCAGTGCCTTTGCcccaacgttaatgataatgataattctacg atttttagGAGGAGTATGCTGTGCCCTGGTGATACTTGTGAGTTTCGTACTTTCTCAAGAATTAATTGGAACCAGCTGGCGCAGCTTTTGTGGGATGTGTGTAGCCATGGTCTTTGCTATAGGGATTGGTATCTATTCATGGCTGGCTTCCATTATGAGTGACTGGAGAACGCTAACTCTCGTCTGTTCATTGTCAGGAATAGTTTTCCTTTTGTTACCATG TTATGTTCCTGAGAGCCCACGGTGGTTAGTTACACAGGGCAGAACTGATGAAGCAAAAGTTATTCTAGAGGATATggccaagaaaaacaaaaagagcaaaGAACTACCTAGTCACTGGGAGGTTAAGTCAAGTGGTGGCAAGAATAAAGACAAGAAATCTAATGGTGTCAGGGATTTGGTCAGCCATCCCTATGTTCTACTTCTTACCTTGATTCAGATATTTTCCTG GTTTGTAAATAGTTGCACCTACTATGGGTTAACTATGGCTGCCAGTAACCTTGGAGGAGATGTGTATATTTCTACAGCTCTTAGTGGGTTGATAGAGATTCCAGCATGTATCACAGCTGCTGCAGTTATTGATAG AGTTGGGCGACGTATAACATTATGTACAGCAATGCTGTTGGGAGGAACAGCCTGTATTTGCATTCAGTTTATACCAGTGAAGTATGTTACAGTCATAACTGGTCTTGCACTTTGTGGCAAATTAAGCATTTCTGCAAGTTTTTCTGTTGCTTATGTTCATAG TGCTGAAATTTTTCCCACCATTATTCGTAACTCGGCTGTTGGCATTGTTTCGGTTGCTGCAAGGGTGGGTGGCATAATTGCTCCCTTCATCCTTATGCTGGGTGACTACATTCCAAATATGCAATTTACTGTCTTTGGTTTAATGACATTCTTGGCGGGAATGATGAACCTGAAGCTGCCTGAAACACTGGGGCAACCAATGCCTGAAAACATAGCAGATGTAATTGCATTCCGTAGTAATGag AAGGTAATGAAATCTGGTAAGAAGTACCAGAAACTGAAGATGCTTGATGAAGAGGTGGGGGCAGAGACTGTGAGGCCTCGCACCCCTACCAAGAAGGGGGAAGTTAGAGAAGACCAGGAACCCCTTCTGGAAGAGTAA
- the LOC125043154 gene encoding solute carrier family 22 member 15-like isoform X2 — translation MHYTVDDVFELIGQFGWSQRTYFLLLGILQIFVAPQMLLNVFTGLDPTFKCYEKNASSAAEPLINKCINNDPQECRISYTSEYKSFASEWNLICGEKYKVALVQSIWMGGVMTGALVLGSVADVIGRLKTLMVSILGTIAFEGFSAFAPTLMIMIILRFLGGVCCALVILVSFVLSQELIGTSWRSFCGMCVAMVFAIGIGIYSWLASIMSDWRTLTLVCSLSGIVFLLLPCYVPESPRWLVTQGRTDEAKVILEDMAKKNKKSKELPSHWEVKSSGGKNKDKKSNGVRDLVSHPYVLLLTLIQIFSWFVNSCTYYGLTMAASNLGGDVYISTALSGLIEIPACITAAAVIDRVGRRITLCTAMLLGGTACICIQFIPVKYVTVITGLALCGKLSISASFSVAYVHSAEIFPTIIRNSAVGIVSVAARVGGIIAPFILMLGDYIPNMQFTVFGLMTFLAGMMNLKLPETLGQPMPENIADVIAFRSNEKVMKSGKKYQKLKMLDEEVGAETVRPRTPTKKGEVREDQEPLLEE, via the exons ATGCATTATACAGTGGATGATGTGTTTGAATTGATTGGACAGTTCGGTTGGAGCCAGAGAACATACTTTCTCCTCTTAGGTATTCTTCAGATCTTCGTGGCTCCTCAAATGCTCCTTAATGTATTCACTG GTTTAGATCCAACTTTTAAATGCTATGAAAAAAATGCAAGTAGTGCTGCGGAGCCTCTCATTAATAAGTGCATTAACAATGACCCGCAAGAGTGCAGAATATCCTACACATCGGAGTACAAATCTTTTGCGTCAGag TGGAACCTGATATGCGGTGAAAAGTACAAAGTAGCACTGGTTCAGTCAATATGGATGGGAGGAGTCATGACTGGCGCACTGGTACTCGGCAGTGTAGCTGATGTCATTGGGAGACTCAAGACCCTCATGGTGTCCATCCTGGGAACCATTGCTTTTGAAGGTTTCAGTGCCTTTGCcccaacgttaatgataatgataattctacg atttttagGAGGAGTATGCTGTGCCCTGGTGATACTTGTGAGTTTCGTACTTTCTCAAGAATTAATTGGAACCAGCTGGCGCAGCTTTTGTGGGATGTGTGTAGCCATGGTCTTTGCTATAGGGATTGGTATCTATTCATGGCTGGCTTCCATTATGAGTGACTGGAGAACGCTAACTCTCGTCTGTTCATTGTCAGGAATAGTTTTCCTTTTGTTACCATG TTATGTTCCTGAGAGCCCACGGTGGTTAGTTACACAGGGCAGAACTGATGAAGCAAAAGTTATTCTAGAGGATATggccaagaaaaacaaaaagagcaaaGAACTACCTAGTCACTGGGAGGTTAAGTCAAGTGGTGGCAAGAATAAAGACAAGAAATCTAATGGTGTCAGGGATTTGGTCAGCCATCCCTATGTTCTACTTCTTACCTTGATTCAGATATTTTCCTG GTTTGTAAATAGTTGCACCTACTATGGGTTAACTATGGCTGCCAGTAACCTTGGAGGAGATGTGTATATTTCTACAGCTCTTAGTGGGTTGATAGAGATTCCAGCATGTATCACAGCTGCTGCAGTTATTGATAG AGTTGGGCGACGTATAACATTATGTACAGCAATGCTGTTGGGAGGAACAGCCTGTATTTGCATTCAGTTTATACCAGTGAAGTATGTTACAGTCATAACTGGTCTTGCACTTTGTGGCAAATTAAGCATTTCTGCAAGTTTTTCTGTTGCTTATGTTCATAG TGCTGAAATTTTTCCCACCATTATTCGTAACTCGGCTGTTGGCATTGTTTCGGTTGCTGCAAGGGTGGGTGGCATAATTGCTCCCTTCATCCTTATGCTGGGTGACTACATTCCAAATATGCAATTTACTGTCTTTGGTTTAATGACATTCTTGGCGGGAATGATGAACCTGAAGCTGCCTGAAACACTGGGGCAACCAATGCCTGAAAACATAGCAGATGTAATTGCATTCCGTAGTAATGag AAGGTAATGAAATCTGGTAAGAAGTACCAGAAACTGAAGATGCTTGATGAAGAGGTGGGGGCAGAGACTGTGAGGCCTCGCACCCCTACCAAGAAGGGGGAAGTTAGAGAAGACCAGGAACCCCTTCTGGAAGAGTAA